The window GATGATGCCCTTGAACCGGACACGCTTGTACTTGCCGCAGTAGCACTCCCAGTCCTTGGTGGGCCCGAAGATCTTCTCGCAGAACAAGCCATCCTTCTCGGGCTTGAGCGTGCGGTAGTTGATCGTCTCGGGCTTCTTGACCTCGCCGTTCGACCACGTGCGGATCTGGTCGGCGGTCGCGAGCGCGATGGAGAGCTGCGCAGAATCGTTCACGTCGAGCACTGGTTCCCTCGCCTTCTTCTTCTCTCGTGCGTCTCGTGCGTCTCGTTCGATGTGACTCGAACTTGCGTCGCCTGTGGTCGCTCTACAACCTTGAACGACGCAGGTTCGTTGTGGGGGGTCAGTAGGCGGGCTGTTGTTGGCGGCGGCGCTCGTCTTCCTCGTCGGTGCCACGTTCGGGCCTCGAGAGGTCGATGCCGAGCGACTCGGTGGTGCGGAAGGCGTCTTCGTCGAGCTCTCGGATCTCGACCTCCTGGCCCTCCGCGTTCATCACGCGGACGTTGAGGCACAGCGCCTGCATCTCCTTGATGAGCACCTTGAAGCTCTCGGGGATGCCGGGTTCGGGGATGTTGTCGCCCTTGACGATCGCCTCGTACACCTTCACGCGTCCGAGCACGTCGTCGGACTTGATGGTGAGGATCTCCTGCAGCGCGTACGACGCGCCGTACGCCTCGAGGGCCCACACCTCCATCTCGCCGAAGCGCTGGCCGCCGAACTGCGCCTTCCCGCCGAGCGGCTG is drawn from Acidimicrobiia bacterium and contains these coding sequences:
- a CDS encoding DNA-directed RNA polymerase subunit beta — encoded protein: MLDVNDSAQLSIALATADQIRTWSNGEVKKPETINYRTLKPEKDGLFCEKIFGPTKDWECYCGKYKRVRFKGII